The Microcebus murinus isolate Inina chromosome 1, M.murinus_Inina_mat1.0, whole genome shotgun sequence genome includes a region encoding these proteins:
- the CEP19 gene encoding centrosomal protein of 19 kDa, with the protein MYTAKKCGIKFQPPAIILIYENEIKGKSRQRIMPVRNFSKFSDCSRAAEQLKNNPRHKSYLEQVSLRQLEKLFSLLRGYLWGQSLAETMEQIRRETTIDPEEDLNKLDDKELAKRKSIMDELFEKNQKKKDDPNFVYDVEVEFPQDEQLQSCSWDTESADEF; encoded by the exons ATGTACACTgccaagaaatgtgggattaaaTTCCAGCCTCCAGCTATTATCTTAATCTATGAGAATGAAATCAAGGGGAAAAGTCGCCAGCGAATTATGCCAGTCCGAAACTTTTCAAAGTTTTCAG ATTGCTCCAGAGCTGCTGAACAATTAAAGAATAATCCACGACACAAGAGTTACCTGGAACAAGTATCCCTGAGGCAGCTGGAGAAATTATTCAGCCTTTTACGAGGTTACTTGTGGGGACAGAGTTTGGCAGAAACAATGGAACAAATTCGACGGGAAACAACCATTGATCCTGAGGAAGACCTGAACAAACTAGATGACAAGGAACTTGCCAAAAGGAAGAGCATCATGGATGAACTTTTTGagaaaaatcagaagaagaaGGATGATCCAAATTTTGTTTATGATGTTGAGGTTGAGTTCCCACAGGATGAACAACTGCAGTCCTGTAGCTGGGACACAGAGTCAGCTGATGAATTCTGA